A single Tenacibaculum sp. 190524A02b DNA region contains:
- a CDS encoding alpha/beta hydrolase encodes MSLHHIVRQPKTASENPPLLILLHGYGSNEQDLFSFAEELPDNLLIVSARAPHDMGFGGYAWYAINLDANNGKFSDIPQAKAAVEQIANFIDEIKTTYNTHPEKTFLLGFSQGAILSYALSLNHPNKVQYVVALSGYINDELLPNAVSNEIATDYYISHGTVDQVLPVDWARKAPHFLSANNLSHAYSEYPVGHGVAPQNFYSFKSWIEERL; translated from the coding sequence ATGAGCTTACATCATATTGTTAGACAGCCTAAAACGGCGAGTGAAAATCCACCTTTATTAATATTACTTCATGGCTATGGAAGTAATGAACAGGATTTATTTTCTTTTGCAGAAGAGTTACCTGATAATTTACTAATTGTTAGTGCTAGAGCACCGCATGATATGGGCTTTGGTGGTTATGCTTGGTACGCTATTAATTTAGATGCCAATAATGGTAAGTTTTCTGATATTCCACAGGCAAAAGCTGCTGTAGAACAAATTGCTAATTTTATTGATGAAATTAAAACTACTTATAACACACATCCTGAAAAAACATTTTTATTAGGCTTTAGCCAAGGGGCCATTTTAAGTTATGCCTTAAGTTTAAATCACCCTAATAAAGTACAGTATGTAGTAGCTTTAAGTGGTTATATTAATGATGAGTTGTTACCGAATGCGGTAAGCAACGAAATTGCTACAGATTATTACATTTCACACGGTACGGTAGATCAGGTATTACCGGTAGATTGGGCAAGGAAAGCGCCTCATTTTTTATCGGCTAATAATTTATCACACGCCTATTCAGAATACCCTGTGGGGCATGGTGTAGCACCTCAAAACTTTTATAGTTTTAAAAGTTGGATAGAAGAGAGATTATAA
- a CDS encoding AraC family transcriptional regulator, which translates to MNNTKTYCPNYPLNQFINAIWVSQSDNYEIQTIHYAPLFTELIFNYGDSFSVNGQNVEEFNFQNNHQILSGLKTKPFHTQVSGKHLNVGLILKPFCYGLIAKQINSSIIGNLSEILFEQFFIKTKPDLKKIEVELFKLFQNSHLENDLIKFETYLNKKIVEPKRIKDFNKLISISQKSFIQKFKNTFHIAPNEYVRLKQVNHAIIKLKTNKYKNLTSLGLDCGFYDQSHFIRTFKKYSGLTPKQFMKG; encoded by the coding sequence TTGAATAATACTAAAACATATTGTCCAAATTATCCGCTTAACCAATTTATAAATGCAATATGGGTAAGTCAATCAGATAATTATGAAATTCAAACAATTCATTACGCACCTTTGTTCACGGAATTGATTTTCAATTATGGTGACTCATTTTCTGTAAATGGGCAAAATGTTGAGGAATTTAATTTTCAGAATAACCATCAAATATTATCGGGGCTAAAAACAAAACCATTTCATACACAAGTTTCGGGCAAGCATCTTAACGTTGGACTCATCTTAAAACCGTTTTGTTATGGATTAATAGCAAAGCAAATTAACAGTTCAATAATTGGAAATTTATCTGAAATCCTGTTTGAACAGTTTTTTATAAAAACAAAACCAGATTTAAAAAAAATTGAAGTAGAGTTGTTTAAATTATTTCAAAACTCACACTTAGAAAATGATTTGATAAAATTTGAGACCTATCTAAATAAAAAAATAGTTGAACCAAAGAGAATAAAGGATTTTAATAAGTTAATTTCGATTTCTCAAAAGAGTTTTATTCAAAAATTCAAGAATACTTTTCATATAGCACCAAACGAATACGTGAGATTAAAACAAGTCAATCACGCAATAATTAAACTTAAAACCAATAAATATAAAAACCTCACAAGTTTAGGTCTTGACTGTGGTTTTTATGACCAATCACATTTTATAAGAACATTTAAAAAATATAGTGGATTAACACCAAAACAATTTATGAAAGGGTAA
- a CDS encoding isocitrate lyase/phosphoenolpyruvate mutase family protein has translation MEFRNLHSQDKPLLIGNVWDVPSAKTAEKLNFQAIGTSSSAIASILGYKDGEEMEFSELEYFVKKIAINTNLPLSVDLESGYSRKPKEIVNHIKRLAKLGVVGINIEDSVVNEKRILLNAKDFAKTLKEIKRELKKENIDVFINVRTDTFILLQDNVIEETKKRIQLYQNAGANGIFVPCIEKENDIKAIVESTDLPINVMCMPNLPNFETLAKLGVKRISMGNFLFDKMYDKFEESLQTVINQSSFKSIF, from the coding sequence ATGGAGTTTAGAAATTTACACAGCCAAGATAAACCTTTATTAATTGGAAATGTTTGGGATGTACCAAGTGCAAAAACAGCCGAAAAGTTAAACTTTCAAGCAATTGGAACTTCGAGTTCCGCAATTGCATCAATTTTAGGGTATAAAGATGGTGAAGAAATGGAATTTTCTGAATTGGAATATTTCGTAAAGAAGATTGCTATAAACACAAACTTACCTTTGTCAGTTGATTTAGAATCGGGATATAGTCGCAAACCAAAAGAAATTGTTAATCATATTAAAAGATTAGCAAAATTAGGAGTTGTTGGAATTAATATCGAAGATAGTGTTGTTAACGAAAAACGGATTTTATTAAACGCTAAAGACTTCGCAAAGACACTTAAAGAAATAAAGAGGGAATTAAAAAAGGAAAATATTGATGTTTTTATAAATGTGAGAACAGATACATTTATTTTACTTCAAGATAATGTAATTGAAGAAACAAAAAAAAGAATTCAACTTTATCAAAATGCTGGAGCAAATGGAATTTTCGTTCCTTGTATTGAGAAAGAAAATGACATTAAAGCAATAGTCGAATCAACAGATTTACCAATTAATGTAATGTGTATGCCTAACCTTCCAAATTTTGAGACATTAGCAAAATTAGGTGTAAAACGAATAAGTATGGGGAATTTCCTTTTTGACAAGATGTATGATAAATTTGAAGAAAGTTTACAAACTGTTATAAATCAAAGTTCATTTAAGTCAATATTTTAA
- a CDS encoding AAA family ATPase translates to MKLTKKIRLNILRMLLSEQDLFGESQDDINIIEFLDEMLDLKSLPSEDSRYNNAYDDAFQHLVNNYDWEYEYVLTERFNIVDELDVFLSFLNKIIHPNIRNNDDDITRYYLLINPYLEKENLTYSLESYTEEGLPVYVVKEIDIKNVVPSTIIENKIPFFIDNNPDGFYDYKDTHRTPDLFPCFVLSNNSGWNDYGNRSTYYLYFYPNRDECLKIGSVKIIHQEIDNTPDILNESFTVLNENFSSLGTEYSYYENLKSIFDKTYDSIFWALKDIAIFPDILEEFENHYYFRNSLIRYDEQEQLLREVKYRLYDYNLKNLYSFQYSFKPKFADEPIDVHFDFDANRAIPSRIFALIGKNGTGKTQLITSLPIDISKKNNDVFTPKTPLFSKVVAVSYSAFDSFDIPKKTADFNYVYCGLKDSKGELYSEKGLKLRFHSSWKKIATNRRFDKWLNLLPFFLDQELINEFIVETEVSWEYTVDIKGFNSVSKKLSSGQSILLYIITEIVANIRYASLVIYDEPETHLHPNAISQLINAIYNLTNEFQSYCILATHSPLIVRELLSSNVYIMDREESVLSVRKPISETFGENLTVITEDIFGNNSIPNQYKKILTRLVKSGKSYDEIVSLISSENIPLSLNTRIYLKSIIDEKS, encoded by the coding sequence GTGAAATTGACAAAAAAAATAAGGTTAAATATCCTGAGAATGCTTCTATCAGAACAGGATTTATTTGGTGAATCTCAAGATGATATTAATATAATTGAGTTTTTGGATGAGATGCTTGACTTAAAATCTCTTCCCTCTGAAGATAGTAGGTATAACAATGCTTATGATGACGCCTTTCAGCATTTAGTTAATAATTACGATTGGGAGTACGAATATGTTCTTACAGAGAGATTCAATATTGTCGATGAACTTGATGTTTTTCTTTCCTTTTTGAATAAGATTATTCATCCAAATATTAGAAATAATGATGATGACATTACGAGGTATTATTTATTAATCAACCCATATTTAGAAAAGGAAAATTTAACCTATTCCCTTGAATCATATACTGAAGAAGGCTTACCAGTTTATGTTGTTAAGGAAATAGACATAAAGAATGTAGTACCTTCTACAATAATTGAAAATAAAATTCCATTTTTCATTGATAATAATCCTGATGGATTTTATGATTATAAAGACACCCACAGAACTCCAGATTTATTCCCTTGTTTTGTTTTATCAAATAATAGTGGATGGAATGATTATGGTAATAGGTCAACGTACTATTTATATTTTTACCCAAACAGAGATGAATGCTTAAAAATAGGTTCTGTAAAAATTATTCATCAAGAAATAGATAACACTCCTGATATTTTAAATGAGAGCTTTACTGTATTAAATGAAAACTTTAGTTCTCTCGGTACAGAGTATAGCTACTATGAAAATTTAAAATCAATATTTGATAAGACTTATGACAGTATTTTTTGGGCATTAAAGGATATTGCAATATTTCCCGACATTTTAGAGGAATTTGAAAATCACTATTATTTTAGAAATTCTTTAATAAGGTATGATGAGCAAGAGCAGTTATTACGTGAAGTAAAGTATCGTCTTTATGATTACAACCTTAAAAACCTCTATAGTTTCCAGTATTCGTTCAAACCTAAATTTGCCGATGAACCAATAGATGTACATTTTGATTTTGATGCAAATAGAGCTATCCCAAGTAGAATTTTCGCATTAATTGGTAAAAATGGAACAGGAAAAACTCAATTAATTACTTCACTGCCAATTGATATTTCGAAGAAGAACAATGATGTTTTTACTCCAAAAACACCATTATTTAGTAAGGTAGTAGCGGTTTCATATAGCGCATTCGACTCATTTGATATTCCTAAAAAAACTGCGGATTTTAATTATGTCTATTGTGGTCTAAAGGATTCCAAAGGGGAACTTTACAGTGAAAAAGGTCTAAAATTAAGATTTCATAGCTCTTGGAAAAAAATAGCTACTAATAGAAGATTTGATAAATGGCTTAATTTACTTCCTTTCTTTTTAGACCAAGAACTTATTAATGAATTTATAGTTGAAACAGAAGTTTCTTGGGAGTACACAGTTGATATAAAAGGCTTTAATAGCGTTAGTAAAAAACTTAGTTCCGGTCAAAGTATTCTCTTGTATATAATTACAGAGATTGTTGCAAATATTCGTTATGCTTCATTAGTTATTTATGATGAGCCAGAAACACATCTGCATCCCAATGCTATATCTCAATTAATAAATGCTATATATAACCTTACTAATGAATTTCAATCTTATTGTATCTTAGCGACTCACTCACCACTTATAGTTAGGGAACTCCTTTCAAGCAATGTTTATATTATGGATAGAGAAGAATCCGTTTTAAGTGTTAGAAAGCCGATTTCAGAAACATTTGGTGAAAACCTGACAGTAATTACTGAAGATATTTTTGGCAACAATAGTATTCCTAATCAATACAAAAAGATATTAACTCGTTTAGTTAAATCAGGTAAATCGTATGATGAAATAGTATCGTTAATCTCATCTGAAAATATTCCATTGAGCCTTAATACGAGAATCTATTTAAAAAGTATAATTGATGAGAAATCTTAA
- a CDS encoding dihydrofolate reductase family protein, translating into MDKKNKVFIATSLDGYIADKKGRIDWLQSIPNPNNNDMGYVKFSKGIDALVMGRTTFETVISFDVPWPYTKPVFVLSNKLKEIPESHKEKAFLVNGTLTEILEQIHGRGYERLYIDGGTTIRNFLKEDLIDEMVLTTIPILLGGGSSLFTELPNEQKYELIETKTYLNQIVQNCYKRKR; encoded by the coding sequence ATGGATAAAAAAAATAAAGTGTTTATAGCAACAAGTTTGGATGGTTATATTGCTGACAAAAAAGGCAGAATTGATTGGTTACAATCTATTCCAAATCCAAACAACAATGATATGGGATATGTAAAATTCTCTAAAGGAATTGACGCACTTGTTATGGGACGAACGACTTTTGAAACCGTAATTAGTTTTGATGTTCCTTGGCCTTACACGAAACCTGTTTTTGTATTGAGTAATAAACTTAAAGAAATACCTGAATCTCATAAAGAAAAGGCTTTTTTAGTTAACGGAACTCTAACAGAAATTTTAGAGCAAATTCACGGAAGAGGATATGAGAGGTTATATATTGATGGAGGAACAACAATTAGAAATTTCTTAAAGGAAGACTTGATTGATGAAATGGTTCTTACGACTATTCCGATTTTATTAGGTGGTGGTTCTTCATTGTTTACTGAATTACCAAACGAGCAGAAGTATGAGTTGATTGAAACAAAAACCTATTTAAACCAAATAGTGCAAAATTGTTATAAGCGGAAAAGATAA
- a CDS encoding murein L,D-transpeptidase catalytic domain-containing protein yields the protein MKKRSLLRILIIAITLLNFNSKDNSQGDFIKPIFNTKLKDKTKEALEYCKKNGLNTEFCFLVDMSIHSGKNRFFIYSFKNQSIINQGLCSHGCCDNPWGVDATKTNPTFSNVENSHCSSIGKYKIGKRGYSNWGIHVNYKLHGLEKTNSKAYSRFIVLHSWKMIPENELYPKGAPEGWGCPAVSNKLMKQIDGLLKKKRKPTLLWIYK from the coding sequence ATGAAGAAAAGAAGTTTGCTAAGAATACTAATTATAGCTATTACGCTGCTAAATTTTAATAGTAAAGACAATAGCCAAGGAGATTTCATTAAACCTATTTTTAATACTAAGTTAAAAGATAAAACAAAGGAAGCCCTTGAGTACTGTAAAAAAAATGGATTGAATACTGAGTTTTGCTTTTTGGTAGATATGAGTATTCACTCAGGGAAAAATAGATTTTTTATTTACAGTTTTAAAAACCAGTCAATTATCAATCAAGGTCTATGTTCTCACGGATGTTGTGATAATCCATGGGGTGTAGATGCTACCAAAACCAATCCCACATTTAGTAATGTAGAAAATAGCCATTGTTCTTCTATTGGAAAATATAAAATAGGAAAAAGAGGGTATAGCAATTGGGGAATACATGTAAATTATAAACTTCACGGATTAGAAAAAACGAACAGCAAGGCTTATTCAAGGTTTATAGTATTGCATTCTTGGAAAATGATTCCAGAAAACGAGCTATATCCGAAAGGAGCACCAGAAGGTTGGGGCTGTCCGGCTGTTTCAAATAAATTAATGAAACAAATAGATGGCTTGTTAAAAAAGAAAAGAAAACCTACTTTGTTGTGGATATACAAATAG
- a CDS encoding arylamine N-acetyltransferase family protein yields MSKFIFNKEKYLERIKFQDTVTVSYESLKAIHRAQHLTIPFENFDICLGRSINLEPMDIVNKLIDRKRGGYCFELNGLLLMALNSFGFDARPLLSRVHVTGKPTGRGHQMTLVTIEEKKWIVDLGFGSNSPLLPIPLVFNKVISYENNSYRLIDSKLYGYMLQKKEIEEWKDLYSFDLSFIYDGDIEYGNHFSSTSKNSFFTNKRVAAIPVKNGIITLLDTKLKRMINGKEEMFEIEEGNAYLEMLNKEFGIEIDAKYDDLKPLNLELLNS; encoded by the coding sequence ATGAGTAAGTTTATTTTTAACAAAGAGAAATATTTAGAAAGAATAAAATTTCAAGATACGGTAACTGTAAGTTACGAATCTTTAAAAGCTATTCATCGTGCGCAACATTTAACAATTCCGTTTGAAAATTTTGATATTTGTTTAGGACGTAGCATTAATTTAGAGCCAATGGATATTGTAAATAAATTAATTGATAGAAAAAGGGGAGGTTATTGTTTTGAATTAAATGGACTTTTGCTAATGGCACTTAACTCTTTTGGGTTTGATGCACGTCCATTACTAAGTAGAGTACATGTAACAGGAAAGCCAACAGGAAGAGGACATCAAATGACATTGGTAACTATTGAAGAAAAAAAGTGGATTGTAGATTTAGGCTTTGGTTCTAATTCACCACTATTGCCTATTCCTTTAGTTTTTAATAAAGTTATATCTTATGAAAACAATTCGTATAGATTAATAGATAGTAAACTATATGGTTATATGCTTCAGAAAAAAGAAATAGAGGAGTGGAAAGACTTATATAGTTTTGATTTAAGTTTTATATATGATGGAGATATTGAATACGGAAATCATTTTAGCTCAACAAGTAAAAATTCTTTTTTTACAAATAAAAGAGTTGCTGCCATTCCAGTAAAAAATGGAATTATAACCTTATTAGATACCAAATTAAAACGAATGATAAACGGTAAAGAAGAGATGTTTGAAATAGAAGAAGGAAATGCATATTTAGAGATGTTAAATAAAGAGTTTGGAATTGAAATAGATGCAAAATATGATGATTTAAAACCGTTAAATTTAGAGCTTTTAAATAGTTAA
- a CDS encoding suppressor of fused domain protein, whose amino-acid sequence MSVIQNIIDSFQNRDYFEEHYEWINEHIEKYFPDSEVKVFHELMALDFKIHVHLIKTKSYKFDVLITSGMSSLEMEIPEEVENSNDLKFAEIMMLIPKEIEFEKVYTGENKNDYIISMLKQAAKFPHQEDSWIGIGHSIVYDANFLPYGDDTAFVGGIILPSVTFDESFTKIKKKGRIINIYSFFPLYKNEIEFKINNGYSALLDKIIEENSKEILNPKRENLIKKNL is encoded by the coding sequence ATGAGTGTAATACAAAATATAATCGATTCTTTTCAAAACAGAGATTATTTTGAGGAACATTATGAGTGGATAAATGAGCATATTGAAAAATACTTTCCAGATTCAGAAGTAAAAGTTTTTCACGAATTAATGGCTTTAGATTTTAAGATACATGTACATTTGATTAAAACAAAGTCATATAAATTTGATGTTTTGATAACTTCGGGTATGAGCTCTTTAGAAATGGAAATTCCAGAAGAAGTTGAAAATTCAAATGATCTTAAGTTTGCAGAGATAATGATGCTAATTCCTAAAGAAATTGAATTTGAAAAGGTTTACACAGGAGAAAATAAAAATGACTACATCATATCAATGTTAAAACAAGCGGCTAAGTTTCCACATCAAGAGGATAGTTGGATAGGAATAGGGCATTCCATTGTTTATGATGCTAATTTTTTACCATATGGAGATGATACAGCGTTTGTGGGCGGTATAATTTTACCATCAGTAACATTTGATGAAAGTTTTACAAAAATTAAAAAGAAGGGAAGGATTATAAATATTTATAGTTTTTTTCCTTTATATAAAAATGAAATAGAATTCAAAATTAATAATGGTTATAGTGCTTTATTAGATAAAATAATAGAAGAGAATTCGAAAGAAATTTTAAATCCTAAAAGAGAAAACTTAATAAAAAAGAATCTTTAA
- a CDS encoding methylated-DNA--[protein]-cysteine S-methyltransferase — MLITDNNKIETYYQALLDRKQSFVGIFFVGVKTTSVFCIATCRARKPKLKNVEFYTSFKEALDNGYRPCKICKPTENANQAPEQVEKAIILVKENPKDKITDFQLRKKGISPEVVRRWFKNNYGMTFQAYQRMYRINNAFQELKKGKNATDTAFDTSYESLSGFGYTFKKLVGKSPKQIKDKNIILINRLTTPLGPMFVCATDNGICLLEFVDRRMLETEFKDLQKLLKANIILGENEHIKQVKKEIKEYFEGVRKKFDVKLETPGTDFQNSVWNCLQQIEYGTTITYQKQAEKINKPKAIRAVASANGNNRTSIIIPCHRVIGKDGKMTGYGGGIERKKWLIEHERKNACK, encoded by the coding sequence ATGCTGATTACAGACAATAACAAAATCGAAACTTATTATCAAGCTCTGTTAGATAGAAAACAGAGCTTTGTAGGTATTTTCTTTGTAGGTGTAAAAACCACTTCCGTTTTTTGTATTGCAACTTGCCGAGCAAGAAAACCAAAATTGAAAAATGTAGAGTTTTATACTTCATTTAAGGAGGCTTTGGATAATGGATATAGACCTTGTAAAATTTGTAAACCAACGGAAAATGCAAATCAAGCACCTGAACAAGTCGAGAAAGCTATTATATTGGTAAAAGAAAATCCTAAAGACAAAATAACCGACTTTCAATTAAGAAAAAAAGGAATTAGTCCAGAGGTTGTGCGTAGATGGTTTAAAAATAATTATGGTATGACTTTTCAAGCATATCAAAGAATGTATAGAATAAACAATGCCTTTCAAGAACTGAAAAAAGGAAAGAATGCTACAGATACTGCTTTTGACACAAGTTACGAATCGTTAAGTGGTTTTGGGTACACTTTTAAAAAACTTGTAGGTAAATCACCAAAACAAATTAAAGATAAAAACATAATACTTATTAACAGACTTACAACACCTTTAGGTCCAATGTTTGTTTGTGCAACAGATAATGGAATCTGTTTATTGGAATTTGTTGACAGAAGAATGCTCGAAACAGAATTTAAAGATTTACAAAAATTATTGAAGGCTAATATTATTTTGGGCGAGAACGAACACATCAAACAAGTTAAGAAAGAGATTAAAGAATATTTTGAGGGGGTAAGAAAAAAATTTGACGTAAAACTTGAAACACCTGGAACTGATTTTCAAAATTCAGTTTGGAATTGTTTACAACAAATAGAATACGGAACAACAATAACTTATCAAAAACAAGCAGAAAAAATCAACAAACCAAAAGCAATTAGAGCAGTTGCGTCCGCAAATGGTAACAATAGAACTTCTATTATTATACCTTGTCATAGAGTAATTGGGAAAGATGGAAAAATGACTGGATATGGTGGAGGAATTGAGCGAAAGAAATGGCTAATTGAACACGAACGGAAGAATGCCTGTAAATAA
- a CDS encoding HNH endonuclease: MRNLNVYNDSTSDFLDEVIASKRNSSKDPDYKQRVNLLSPNIKVLYNNYDTAHNTNNHVSLIPNGYVNQEKEDLLKLYTSGNSRLVKLKNSITTVLDNRAMNTCQYCTIAPVGSLDHIVPKGEFPEFSVNPKNLLPACTTCNSHKNENWKENNKTIFLNLYTDILPNDQYLFVDLVITANNIQPTFELRNINNINPDFFDLLENHYSRLHLPQRFKKESHKIISELTNLISASSRLLDENQIKQLVLTKINDDKSVFGSNYYKSILEETLINNQTYLNSVLI, from the coding sequence ATGAGAAATCTTAATGTATACAATGATAGCACATCAGATTTCTTAGATGAGGTTATAGCATCAAAAAGAAATTCTTCGAAAGACCCTGATTATAAACAAAGAGTAAATCTACTTTCTCCTAATATAAAAGTGCTTTATAATAATTACGATACGGCTCATAATACAAATAATCACGTAAGTTTAATTCCAAATGGGTATGTAAATCAAGAAAAAGAGGATCTATTAAAACTATATACTTCAGGCAATTCACGTTTAGTAAAATTAAAAAATAGCATTACGACTGTTTTAGATAATAGAGCTATGAACACTTGTCAATATTGTACTATTGCACCAGTTGGCTCCTTAGACCATATTGTTCCTAAAGGTGAGTTTCCCGAATTTTCAGTTAACCCAAAGAATTTATTACCTGCGTGTACCACTTGTAACAGCCATAAAAATGAAAATTGGAAAGAGAATAATAAAACTATTTTCCTAAATCTTTATACGGACATTTTACCAAATGACCAGTATTTATTTGTCGATTTGGTTATCACTGCAAATAACATACAACCAACTTTTGAATTACGGAATATTAATAATATAAATCCTGATTTTTTTGATTTATTAGAGAATCACTATTCACGTTTACACTTACCTCAAAGATTTAAAAAAGAGAGCCATAAAATTATATCAGAGTTGACAAACTTAATATCTGCAAGTAGTCGTCTTCTTGATGAAAACCAAATCAAACAACTCGTCTTAACCAAAATTAATGATGATAAATCTGTATTTGGTAGTAATTACTATAAATCAATTTTAGAAGAAACTTTAATAAATAATCAAACCTATTTAAATAGTGTATTAATATAA
- a CDS encoding AraC family transcriptional regulator — protein sequence MNELFETFKPQNSIVKKFVDYYYLDIKPDNVTSEFQCFPHFNNTISLYKSHIRLKDREMVFDKNAKPYQIFTPLRENILTVKQLGKLHRVVVVFHPLGVQQFYRGLDFSNYITDVKFFSEKELEQLFSTEKTEVLINLLDKFLEKRLIKFDSPVVEKSLQYIFNHYENFSVSEISKELGVSRQHLTRVFKSHLGVSLKKFHEIFVFRKTINKKLSEKSNQNFAEIAYEFNFSDQSHLIKTYKNLTKYTPKSFFDKGTLLDKKYTFWHLKP from the coding sequence ATGAATGAATTATTTGAAACGTTTAAGCCACAAAATTCGATTGTTAAAAAATTCGTTGATTATTATTATTTAGACATAAAACCAGATAATGTAACTAGTGAGTTTCAATGTTTTCCTCATTTTAATAATACCATCTCACTTTATAAGTCTCATATTCGCTTAAAAGATAGAGAAATGGTATTTGATAAAAATGCAAAACCGTATCAGATTTTTACACCTTTACGTGAAAATATTTTAACTGTAAAACAATTAGGAAAACTACATAGAGTAGTAGTTGTGTTCCATCCTTTAGGGGTTCAACAGTTTTATAGAGGGTTAGATTTTTCAAATTATATAACAGACGTTAAGTTTTTTTCTGAAAAAGAACTTGAACAACTTTTTTCAACGGAAAAAACAGAAGTTCTCATTAATTTACTTGATAAATTCTTAGAAAAGAGATTAATTAAATTTGATAGCCCGGTAGTAGAAAAATCACTTCAATACATTTTCAACCACTATGAAAATTTTTCAGTATCGGAAATTTCAAAAGAACTTGGAGTTAGTAGACAGCATTTAACTAGAGTTTTTAAATCTCATTTAGGAGTTTCTTTAAAAAAATTTCATGAGATTTTTGTTTTTAGGAAAACTATAAATAAAAAACTTTCTGAAAAATCAAACCAAAATTTTGCAGAAATAGCTTACGAGTTTAACTTTAGTGATCAGTCTCACTTAATTAAAACTTATAAAAACCTTACTAAATATACCCCTAAATCTTTTTTTGATAAAGGAACACTTTTAGATAAGAAATACACCTTTTGGCATCTTAAACCCTAA
- a CDS encoding sterol desaturase family protein, whose amino-acid sequence MFDILNQDTLYFWSAPFFLLVILIEMYFSYRAKAKNYEFKDTSTNVYFALVNFSLDLLMKGFSFLVMGLCYQYRFITWDSSLVYWLVAFIGQDFLYYIHHYVDHHSRFFWAVHVTHHNSEFYNITTGFRSPVLQPLFRYMFFLPLAFAGIEPLHIMFAYAMNQNYGTLCHTNFIKSKLGLWGYIFVTPSHHRVHHASNTKYLDKNMGMVLIIWDRIFGTFQAEEDEMEYEKLKFGLTKDLEDRGPINVIFHEWKEIFKDFFVRKKDLPIATRIKYVFMPPGWSHDGSSKTSKELQKELRETSVKKTANKKVA is encoded by the coding sequence ATGTTTGACATATTAAATCAAGACACCCTTTATTTTTGGAGTGCGCCTTTTTTTCTGTTAGTTATTTTAATTGAAATGTATTTTAGCTACAGAGCAAAGGCTAAAAACTACGAATTTAAGGATACTTCTACCAATGTATATTTTGCCTTGGTAAACTTTAGTCTAGATTTACTAATGAAAGGATTTTCTTTCTTAGTAATGGGCTTGTGTTACCAATACCGCTTTATTACTTGGGATAGTTCTTTAGTATATTGGTTGGTCGCTTTTATAGGACAAGATTTCTTGTATTATATCCACCATTATGTAGATCATCACTCACGTTTTTTCTGGGCGGTACACGTTACACATCATAACTCAGAATTTTACAATATTACTACAGGATTTAGATCGCCTGTTTTACAACCATTATTCCGTTATATGTTTTTCTTACCCTTAGCTTTTGCAGGTATTGAACCCTTACATATTATGTTTGCTTATGCTATGAATCAAAACTACGGAACACTTTGTCATACTAATTTTATTAAAAGTAAATTAGGTTTATGGGGTTATATTTTTGTAACGCCTTCACATCATAGAGTTCACCATGCTTCTAACACTAAGTATTTAGATAAAAACATGGGAATGGTATTAATTATTTGGGATCGAATTTTTGGTACGTTTCAAGCAGAGGAAGATGAAATGGAGTATGAGAAATTAAAGTTTGGTTTAACAAAAGATTTAGAAGACAGAGGCCCTATTAATGTAATTTTCCATGAATGGAAAGAAATTTTTAAAGACTTCTTTGTTCGTAAAAAAGATTTACCAATAGCTACCAGAATAAAGTATGTTTTTATGCCTCCAGGCTGGAGTCATGATGGTAGTTCAAAAACAAGTAAGGAATTACAAAAAGAGCTACGAGAAACAAGTGTTAAAAAAACAGCGAATAAGAAAGTAGCGTAA